The sequence GCCCAATCATCTTTTTTATCATAGATTAAATTATCTAAATTAAATTCAATGATTCCTAAATTTTCAAAATTCTTAGAGTACATTTTAAAAGTTTTATCTTCTCTTTTTTTGACAACTGCATAAGTTCCAAAATCTAAGGCACAAGGGAAAACAAAACCTCCATTATAATCTGTGTGTTCACCAATTAAATTCACTCTACCTGGTGAAAAAAATCTCTCCACTTCCCCACTATATTTAAAAATTTCTTTAAAGTCTTTTATTAAATTTTCTAACATAAAATTCCCCTTCCAAAATAATATTGTAACTTATACTATTATATATCATTTTAAACAAATAATAAATAAAAAACTGTATCTTTAATCTAAAATTTTAAATTAAAGATACAGTTAAAATTTTTTATTACTTAATTTTTATAACATTGTATTTATAATCAACATCAATGCAGAAAAAACTCCCATAATTCCCATCAGTGGTAAAATATATTTTAGCCACTTATCAAAAGTTGTTCCTGCCATTTCTAATGTTACTAAGATTAAACCAGTTGGTGTAATGAAAGACATCCAACCTTGTCCCCAGTTATATGCATTGATTACAACTTCTCTTGATAAACCAACTGTATCTGCAAGTGGAGCCATAATAGGCATAGAAAGTACAGCCAATCCAGAAGATGATGGAATAAAGAATCCTAAGAAAGAGAAGATTATTAACTGTGCAACAGCAAATACACCTTTACTCATACCTGCAATAAATTCAGTTGAATAGTATAATAAAGTATCAGAAATGAAACCATTGTCCATTACTATATTAATAGAACGAGCTAATCCTACTGTTAAAACAACTCCAACTAAGTCTGCTGAACCAGATATAAAAGTGTTAATAGCCTCTTTTTCTGATAGTCCAGAAAGAAACATAATAACAATAGCCACTCCTAAGAATAGTGCTGTCATTTCTTCAAACCACCATCCACCAAGAGAAACTCCCCATATTAAAACAGGAAATGCTAAAGCAAATATAAGCAAGCATAATTTTCTTCTCCAAGTAAATTCTTTTTCAGAGTTTGAATCATATTCTCCTAAAAATCTTTTATGTATTTCTTCCTCATCAACATAGACATAAGATTTTGTTTTGTCTTTTTTTACTTTTTGAGCATACCAATACATATATACTAAAGTGATAACTGAAGCTAAAACTAAAGCTACTATTCTAAATGTTAATCCTTCTGTGAATGAAATTCCTGCTGCATTAGATGCAATAACAGTAGCAAATGGATTAACAGTTGAGAACATTGTTCCAATAGATGATCCCATGTAAATTGCAGCAATACAAGTTAATACATCAAAACCACTTAATAAAAAGATAGGCATAAGTATTGGGTAAAAAGCAATTGTTTCTTCTGCTAAACCAAAAGTTGTTCCTCCTAAAGTTGTCAATAAGAAAACAAGAGTTACTAATAAAAATTCTTTTCCTTTAGTTCTTTTAGATAGAGCTGCCATTCCAGCATCAAAAGCTCCTATTTTATTAATAATTCCTATAATTCCTCCAAGGACAAGAACAAAAAGCATAATATCAACTGTATCCATTGAACCAGTAACTGGTGCTTTAATTATATCCAAAAAGCCTTGTGGACGTTGTTCAATTCTTTGATAAGTACCAGGAATAGCAATAGGTTTTTTAATTACTCCTTCAGTAAATTTATCTAAACTTAATTGAATTTGAAGTCTATCTAAAACTTCTTGTGTTGCAGGCTCTGTTGTTACATTATTATCATGATCTGTAATAACAAACTCATTTGTACTATCATCATAAGTTAATCTTGAAAACTGACCTGATGGAACTATGTAAGTTAAAGCTGCAGCCAAAACTAAAATAATAGCTAATACCGTGAATGCACTTGGGAAACCTCTTTTTTTCTTTTTGTTTGTAGACATTTCTAATAGACTGTTACATATTTTTTGTAACAGCCTCACACCTCCTTATATTTATTAACAAGATAATTATATATTTTTTAATACTAAAAATCAATAAAAAACTTATTATTATAACTATTTATTCTATTTTAAATCATTAATATTGTACAAAAAAATAGAATAAGTGTATAAATATTTTTTCGTTCTATAGAGCTATTCTCTCTTACAGTAACTAAAAATTTTTTATAAATAAAAAAATTAAAAAGGATTAATTTTAACTTTATTAGAAAAATTAATCCTTTTTCTTAATTAAATATAACTTAGTATAAATTTTATTCTTTACTTCTCTTTTTCAATTTAGACATTATTATTGGAGAAAATAATGAGAAAAGAGTTAAAAGTAATAAAACTTTTGAAACTGTACTTTGAAATAAAATTGAATAGTTATTATGGTTTAAAATAAGTGATCTTCTAAGTCCAGATTCACCTATTGGTCCTAAGATTAAAGCTAAAACTATTGAAGCAGAGTTTAACTCAAACTTTTGAACAAAGTATCCGATTATACCAAATACAAACATTACCCATACATCTGACATTTGATTATGTATAGCATAAGAACCTATTACACTTAAAGAAAATATAAGAGGTATCAAATAACTATCAGAAATTCTTGACACTCTTGCAAATAATTTAGAACCAAAAAGTCCCAAAATTAGCATAAATATATTAACAATTACAAATCCTGCAAAGAAAGTATAGGTTATTTTTCCATGAACAGTAAACAAATCTGGACCTGGTTGAAGCCCTTGTATCATAAGTCCACCAAGTAAAACTGCTGTAACACTTTCTCCTGGTATTCCTAATGTAAATGTTGGTATAAGTGAACCTCCTGTAACAGCGTTGTTAGCTGCTTCAGAACCTGCAATTCCTTCTATACTTCCATGTCCAAATAATTCTTTTTTCTTTGAAAATCTTTTTGCTTCATTGTATCCTAAGAAAGCAGCTATACTTGCTCCTGCTCCTGGTAATATTCCTATAATGCTTCCTATCACTGTTGATCTTAAAGAAGTTGGTAATATTTCTAAAATTTGTTTTTTAGATAATAAAACTTTGTTATCAAACTCCACCATATTTCCTGCTTGTTTAATTTTCTTTTCAGCAAGCATTAAAACTTGTGACATTGAGAAAAGCCCTATAAGTGCAGCAGTAAATGGTATTCCTGAAAGTAATGCAGGAACTCCAAATGTGAAACGAGGGTTTCCAAGCATAGGGTCCATTCCAACAGTTGAAAGCATCAAACCTAATGCTCCTGAAATTAAACCTTTTACTATTGATTTTGTACTTGCTCCAGCAATTATAGTTAAGCCAAATATAGATAGCCAAAA is a genomic window of Fusobacterium nucleatum containing:
- a CDS encoding tripartite tricarboxylate transporter permease; protein product: MSDVLFGYAAALTPINLVAAVISVTIGITIGALPGLSAAMGVALLIPITFGMDPSTGLITLAGVYCGAIFGGSISAILIRTPGTPAAAATAIDGYELTKQGKAGTALGTAIIASFIGGILSAIPLYLFAPRLAKLALLFGPAEYFWLSIFGLTIIAGASTKSIVKGLISGALGLMLSTVGMDPMLGNPRFTFGVPALLSGIPFTAALIGLFSMSQVLMLAEKKIKQAGNMVEFDNKVLLSKKQILEILPTSLRSTVIGSIIGILPGAGASIAAFLGYNEAKRFSKKKELFGHGSIEGIAGSEAANNAVTGGSLIPTFTLGIPGESVTAVLLGGLMIQGLQPGPDLFTVHGKITYTFFAGFVIVNIFMLILGLFGSKLFARVSRISDSYLIPLIFSLSVIGSYAIHNQMSDVWVMFVFGIIGYFVQKFELNSASIVLALILGPIGESGLRRSLILNHNNYSILFQSTVSKVLLLLTLFSLFSPIIMSKLKKRSKE
- a CDS encoding YfcC family protein, translating into MSTNKKKKRGFPSAFTVLAIILVLAAALTYIVPSGQFSRLTYDDSTNEFVITDHDNNVTTEPATQEVLDRLQIQLSLDKFTEGVIKKPIAIPGTYQRIEQRPQGFLDIIKAPVTGSMDTVDIMLFVLVLGGIIGIINKIGAFDAGMAALSKRTKGKEFLLVTLVFLLTTLGGTTFGLAEETIAFYPILMPIFLLSGFDVLTCIAAIYMGSSIGTMFSTVNPFATVIASNAAGISFTEGLTFRIVALVLASVITLVYMYWYAQKVKKDKTKSYVYVDEEEIHKRFLGEYDSNSEKEFTWRRKLCLLIFALAFPVLIWGVSLGGWWFEEMTALFLGVAIVIMFLSGLSEKEAINTFISGSADLVGVVLTVGLARSINIVMDNGFISDTLLYYSTEFIAGMSKGVFAVAQLIIFSFLGFFIPSSSGLAVLSMPIMAPLADTVGLSREVVINAYNWGQGWMSFITPTGLILVTLEMAGTTFDKWLKYILPLMGIMGVFSALMLIINTML